Proteins encoded within one genomic window of Candidatus Zixiibacteriota bacterium:
- a CDS encoding zinc ribbon domain-containing protein, whose product MPIYVYQCARCGHRFEELVFSAAAEAALRCPRCRSEQIVRQLSPFATTVASGCPDRSCAGDGG is encoded by the coding sequence ATGCCGATCTATGTCTACCAGTGCGCCCGCTGCGGCCATCGCTTTGAGGAGTTGGTGTTCTCGGCGGCCGCGGAAGCGGCCCTGAGATGTCCGCGTTGCCGATCGGAACAGATCGTACGTCAGTTGTCCCCCTTCGCCACGACGGTCGCTTCCGGCTGCCCGGATCGCTCCTGTGCCGGCGACGGCGGGTGA
- a CDS encoding SprT-like domain-containing protein, translating into MTTQVELFDGATAALPDEAELQRRFTVFNADFFASELPAAQVGWSNRMRIAGTCDRRHRVIRLSRAYHEQFPGDVNDTLKHEMIHLMHAGHDAAFRAEAERIGASVHCREYPGLHPRARLTYICPHCRTVYHRVRHERLFCGRCARTRLDERFMLVLRPAARGQKAAKAAKKSRHSATATHSRRPGRPRQSALGDLFASGVASLPR; encoded by the coding sequence ATGACGACTCAGGTCGAGCTGTTCGACGGCGCCACAGCGGCCCTGCCGGATGAGGCGGAGTTGCAGCGGCGCTTCACCGTGTTCAATGCCGACTTCTTTGCCTCTGAATTGCCGGCTGCGCAGGTCGGCTGGTCGAACCGGATGAGGATTGCGGGGACCTGTGACCGGCGGCACCGGGTGATTCGGCTGTCGCGCGCCTATCATGAGCAGTTCCCCGGCGACGTCAACGACACGCTCAAACACGAGATGATCCACCTGATGCACGCCGGTCACGACGCGGCCTTCCGGGCCGAGGCGGAGCGTATCGGCGCCAGCGTGCATTGCCGCGAATACCCGGGGCTTCATCCCCGCGCCCGCCTCACCTACATCTGCCCGCATTGCCGAACCGTGTACCATCGTGTGCGCCACGAGCGGCTCTTCTGCGGACGCTGTGCACGAACGCGGCTCGACGAGCGCTTCATGCTGGTCCTGCGGCCTGCGGCCCGTGGTCAAAAGGCGGCCAAGGCGGCCAAGAAATCGAGGCACTCCGCGACGGCCACCCATTCCCGTCGGCCCGGGCGGCCGCGACAGTCCGCGCTAGGCGACTTGTTCGCATCGGGCGTCGCTTCACTGCCACGATGA
- a CDS encoding CBS domain-containing protein yields MGFEAKRVEEITIPLAEYPHVRETATLKDAMAVFKCQLVVEGERSLPRVVLVLNAAREIVGQVRRRDILRGLEPEFLVARPGSDRQARVDFNMDANLLELFFDRAVEGIRERSMRRVSEIMLPVEVTINHDDHIIKAIYELVDKNLSLLPVLKDREVIGVVRSVDVFRELSRIVLPEHDNSGDCD; encoded by the coding sequence ATGGGATTCGAGGCGAAGCGGGTGGAGGAAATCACGATACCCCTGGCGGAGTACCCCCATGTGCGCGAGACCGCGACATTGAAGGACGCCATGGCGGTCTTCAAGTGCCAGTTGGTCGTGGAAGGGGAGCGCTCGTTGCCGCGCGTCGTTTTGGTGCTCAACGCGGCGCGGGAGATCGTGGGGCAGGTGCGGCGGCGCGACATCCTGCGGGGGTTGGAACCGGAGTTTCTTGTGGCCCGACCAGGGTCGGATCGCCAGGCGCGCGTCGACTTCAACATGGATGCCAATCTCCTCGAGCTCTTCTTTGATCGCGCCGTCGAGGGGATCCGGGAACGGTCGATGCGCCGGGTGAGTGAGATCATGCTCCCGGTCGAGGTCACGATCAACCACGATGATCACATCATCAAGGCGATTTACGAACTGGTGGACAAGAATCTGAGTCTCCTCCCCGTGTTGAAAGACCGAGAGGTCATCGGTGTGGTCCGTTCGGTCGACGTGTTCCGTGAATTGAGCCGGATTGTGCTCCCGGAACACGACAACAGTGGGGACTGCGACTGA
- a CDS encoding SLC13 family permease — MTAHATGGVAPPRSESFRIGTRRFLSRVDPTKLIAAGTGIGLFVLFLLVPGLPDAVDPAAPGHLVPLPREGRLAIGLFLLTATWWVFEVIPVGITAVAVVAAQALFAIARPGAPPTKAFTDFFDPAVWFIFGSLLFGMVFSKTGLTRRLTYRMVGLMGERTSLIYLGSFLMVFVLTLFMMHTAAAAISFPLLMAVYSLYEESERPTRFGKGLFIGMAHACACGSLVTYLGSARAAIAARYYAQVMPATLAEGHDPITFGDLAFYMLPLGLFMVLALWVLVMILFKPERPSIPGLRERARQLSQRLGPVSAREITSLVIVLGTVFSLLLLPSSADSGIDRSVIILTAVLLFFLLRILSIDDLEKVPWSIMLLFGGSLSLGLCLWETGASRWMALHLLPLFRDHHPLLFVLVSSLAIMIMTNLLVNVAVIALCLPVALTVALYLGVSGEVVLYSSLAAAGMPLLLLIGAAPNVMAYQSKMFTPREFFGVGPLASAVVMGILTLFVVLVWPILGMPTFPRG, encoded by the coding sequence GTGACTGCCCATGCCACGGGGGGAGTCGCGCCGCCGCGATCGGAGTCGTTCCGCATCGGGACGAGACGATTCCTGTCGCGGGTCGATCCGACGAAGCTGATCGCGGCCGGTACCGGGATTGGTCTTTTTGTTCTGTTTCTCCTTGTGCCGGGTCTGCCCGACGCCGTCGATCCGGCGGCGCCTGGTCATCTCGTGCCGTTGCCACGCGAAGGGCGGTTGGCCATCGGTCTGTTCCTGTTGACGGCCACATGGTGGGTGTTCGAGGTGATTCCCGTGGGCATCACGGCCGTCGCCGTCGTCGCTGCGCAGGCCCTGTTTGCCATCGCCAGACCGGGCGCGCCGCCGACCAAAGCCTTTACCGACTTCTTCGATCCCGCCGTTTGGTTCATCTTCGGGTCCCTCCTGTTCGGGATGGTGTTTTCCAAGACCGGCCTGACGCGCCGTCTGACCTACCGAATGGTCGGACTGATGGGCGAACGCACGAGTCTGATTTACCTGGGGTCTTTTCTGATGGTCTTCGTGCTGACGCTCTTCATGATGCACACGGCCGCCGCCGCGATCTCCTTTCCTCTGCTCATGGCGGTGTATTCGCTCTATGAGGAGAGTGAGCGGCCGACCCGTTTCGGCAAGGGGCTGTTCATCGGCATGGCCCACGCCTGCGCCTGCGGTAGTCTGGTCACCTATCTCGGGTCGGCCCGAGCGGCGATCGCGGCCCGATACTATGCCCAAGTGATGCCGGCGACTCTTGCGGAGGGGCACGATCCGATCACCTTCGGAGATCTCGCCTTCTACATGTTGCCGTTGGGCTTGTTCATGGTGCTGGCGCTGTGGGTTCTGGTCATGATTCTCTTCAAGCCGGAGCGGCCATCGATCCCCGGTCTGCGGGAACGGGCGCGTCAGCTTTCGCAACGGCTCGGTCCGGTTTCCGCCCGTGAGATCACGTCGCTCGTCATCGTCCTGGGCACCGTATTCTCTCTTCTCCTTTTGCCGTCTTCCGCCGATTCGGGCATCGACAGGAGTGTCATCATCCTCACCGCCGTCCTGCTCTTCTTTCTGCTGCGCATTCTCAGTATCGACGATCTGGAGAAGGTGCCCTGGAGCATCATGCTCTTGTTCGGCGGTTCGCTGAGTCTCGGGCTGTGCCTGTGGGAGACCGGAGCGTCGCGGTGGATGGCGCTTCATCTTCTGCCGCTGTTTCGGGATCATCATCCTCTTCTCTTTGTGCTCGTCTCGTCCTTGGCGATCATGATCATGACCAACCTCCTGGTCAATGTCGCCGTCATCGCGCTCTGCCTGCCGGTGGCCTTGACGGTCGCCCTGTATCTCGGCGTTTCGGGAGAGGTTGTGCTGTATTCCAGTCTGGCGGCCGCGGGGATGCCGCTTTTGCTGCTCATCGGCGCCGCGCCCAACGTGATGGCGTATCAGAGCAAGATGTTCACCCCGCGCGAGTTCTTCGGGGTCGGTCCTTTGGCGAGCGCCGTCGTCATGGGGATCCTGACGCTGTTTGTGGTGTTGGTTTGGCCGATCTTGGGGATGCCGACGTTCCCAAGGGGATGA
- a CDS encoding response regulator, with protein sequence MDEKLINLLIVDDEETFLWAIAKRLETRGFNVVAVTRGEAAIAEAQKQPFDIALVDLRIPGMNGEETLRILKQEHPWLEVVILTGHGSVESAVECTKDGAHSYLQKPCEFDRLLAVLTEAYKKKVMNKLKTREERMNELIDYSQFSTPLAILRKIRQLDE encoded by the coding sequence ATGGATGAGAAGTTGATCAACCTCCTGATCGTAGATGATGAGGAAACGTTTCTGTGGGCCATTGCCAAGCGTCTGGAGACCCGCGGTTTCAATGTCGTCGCAGTCACCCGTGGCGAGGCGGCCATTGCGGAGGCGCAGAAGCAGCCGTTCGACATCGCCCTGGTGGATCTGCGCATACCGGGGATGAACGGCGAGGAGACCTTACGGATCCTGAAGCAGGAGCACCCCTGGCTGGAGGTCGTCATCCTGACCGGCCATGGGTCCGTCGAATCGGCGGTCGAATGCACGAAGGATGGAGCCCACTCGTATTTGCAGAAACCCTGCGAATTCGACCGACTGCTTGCGGTTCTGACCGAGGCCTACAAGAAGAAAGTCATGAACAAGCTGAAGACTCGCGAAGAGCGCATGAACGAGTTGATTGACTACAGCCAGTTCAGCACGCCCCTGGCGATTCTCCGGAAGATCCGGCAGTTGGACGAGTAG
- a CDS encoding CBS domain-containing protein produces the protein MEMKCAGEMMIPLSSFPYVPYWFTFRQALAELESVESRRGPGRNVPWVMLVFSAQNQLLGLVQRRDMLQGLRRTGNKTEQLAVVPEAAGDFDLYHLGFNAERAVQELRGLLEKQIIEFMTPIHATVESNTPALLVMYLMIDRNLTFIPVVEGGKITGIIYAEDAIGEIIARAVRE, from the coding sequence ATGGAGATGAAATGCGCCGGTGAGATGATGATCCCGCTGTCATCGTTTCCCTACGTACCCTACTGGTTCACGTTCCGCCAGGCGCTGGCGGAGCTGGAGAGCGTGGAAAGCCGTCGTGGGCCGGGACGCAACGTCCCCTGGGTCATGCTGGTCTTCAGCGCCCAGAACCAGTTGCTCGGCCTGGTCCAGCGCCGCGATATGCTCCAGGGACTGCGGCGGACCGGCAACAAGACCGAACAGCTCGCGGTCGTTCCGGAGGCCGCCGGGGATTTCGACCTCTATCATCTGGGGTTCAACGCCGAGCGCGCCGTGCAGGAGTTGCGCGGGCTGCTGGAAAAGCAGATCATCGAGTTCATGACCCCGATCCACGCCACCGTGGAGTCGAACACACCCGCCCTATTGGTCATGTACCTGATGATCGACCGCAACCTGACGTTCATTCCCGTCGTCGAGGGAGGGAAGATCACGGGGATCATCTATGCCGAGGATGCCATCGGTGAGATCATCGCCCGCGCCGTCCGGGAGTAA
- a CDS encoding PEP/pyruvate-binding domain-containing protein: MWWDRIFGSSRAKRRDILQDIQRKFSVFRQLLDRHNQVLKLVSRLEEKHKDRRLDSIVALWDEFVEIREGVSDIIERMIELGGSDYLILRERLSAISHEVEALLPQARRIPADEYIIPFGRLNRDRANSVGGKNANLGEIKSRVKLPVPDGFAISAWAYQHFIDVNDLSERIRRLLATVRIRKYEHLETVSEEIQELVIAKPVPADLAAAIRSAFNELSARTGRDGFALRSSAVGEDSAFTFAGQYRTYLNVRRDDLLERYKQILASKFTPAVIYYLSSHSLAELDLAMGVACMEMVDAASSGVVYTHDPVHPAAGHVLINAIFGLGIPLVNGTVTPDVFHVSRADGSVVYASVARKPTGLRLSPDGGVQEYPIAPQEQSTPSLTTEQLGRLAQWGVALETHFGEPQDIEWALDRSGELYLLQTRPLRTPPPKTQIQVPSDVDPVVLLQGGTPISSGAGVGPVYHVNSPAALGAVPDGVVLVAPNPSPYLVAVMRRISGLITMVGGSASHLATIARELSVPTIAGMNDALRLPAGRPVTMDATHGVVYDGAHPDWVVQPGQITSATTTPVGAPLLDAMIAPIVHLDVIHPSDPRFTAENCRTLHDITRFIHQKAMESIFAALRGTKHKNDIGLRLKTKIPLWINIIYLDRDYDAVAGRRWEQESEIASQPMKSLWDGILLEGWPESQVPADLRGFLAVVGANIQGGHQPEFSENSYAFLSQEYMLLNLRMGYHFSTIEAIAASEPEKNYIRMQFKLGGAPLERRIRRVWLIAELLKRMGFENSGQGDFLDSLVAYRSRREILDRLHLLGRLTILTKQLDMTLSSDARAQWYLNEIAGRLGLKVENGSDGDEMRR; encoded by the coding sequence ATGTGGTGGGACCGAATCTTCGGGAGTTCCCGCGCCAAGCGCCGGGACATCCTGCAGGACATCCAGCGCAAGTTCTCGGTGTTCCGGCAGCTCCTGGACCGGCACAACCAGGTTCTCAAGCTCGTCAGTCGGCTGGAGGAGAAGCATAAGGATCGCCGCCTAGACTCGATCGTCGCCCTCTGGGACGAATTCGTCGAGATCCGCGAAGGCGTAAGCGACATCATCGAGCGGATGATCGAGCTGGGGGGCAGTGACTATCTGATTCTGCGTGAACGGCTGAGCGCGATTTCGCACGAGGTCGAGGCGCTTCTGCCCCAGGCGCGGCGGATTCCTGCCGACGAGTACATCATACCCTTCGGGCGGTTGAATCGGGACCGGGCAAACTCGGTCGGCGGCAAGAACGCCAACCTGGGCGAGATCAAATCGCGGGTGAAGCTGCCGGTACCGGATGGGTTCGCCATCAGTGCCTGGGCCTATCAGCATTTCATCGATGTCAACGACTTGAGCGAGCGGATTCGCCGGCTTTTGGCGACGGTCCGAATCCGCAAGTATGAGCACCTGGAAACGGTGAGCGAGGAGATCCAAGAGCTCGTGATCGCCAAGCCGGTTCCCGCAGATCTCGCCGCCGCGATTCGGAGCGCCTTTAATGAATTATCCGCCCGCACCGGCCGCGACGGTTTCGCGTTGCGCTCCAGCGCGGTCGGGGAAGACAGCGCCTTCACGTTTGCGGGACAGTACCGCACCTACCTGAATGTACGACGGGACGATCTGCTGGAACGTTACAAGCAGATTCTCGCCAGCAAGTTCACGCCCGCGGTGATCTACTACCTGTCGAGCCATTCCCTGGCCGAGCTGGACCTGGCCATGGGCGTCGCCTGCATGGAAATGGTCGATGCCGCCTCCAGCGGCGTGGTCTACACGCACGACCCGGTCCATCCCGCCGCCGGTCACGTTCTCATCAATGCGATTTTCGGCTTGGGCATCCCGCTGGTGAACGGAACAGTGACTCCGGACGTCTTTCACGTCTCCCGTGCCGACGGCAGCGTCGTCTACGCCAGCGTGGCCAGGAAACCGACCGGGCTCCGCCTGAGCCCGGACGGCGGCGTGCAGGAGTACCCGATCGCGCCGCAGGAACAATCCACTCCTTCGCTCACAACCGAGCAACTGGGGCGGTTGGCACAATGGGGCGTCGCGCTTGAGACCCATTTTGGCGAGCCGCAGGACATCGAATGGGCGCTGGACCGCTCGGGAGAGTTGTACCTGTTGCAGACGCGTCCCCTCCGGACGCCGCCGCCCAAGACCCAGATTCAAGTGCCGTCGGACGTCGATCCGGTCGTACTGCTGCAGGGAGGCACTCCGATCTCCTCAGGGGCGGGTGTCGGGCCGGTGTACCATGTCAACTCGCCGGCCGCGCTCGGTGCGGTGCCGGACGGTGTCGTCTTGGTCGCCCCCAATCCCTCGCCCTACCTCGTGGCGGTGATGCGTCGGATCAGCGGCCTGATCACGATGGTGGGCGGGAGTGCCAGCCACCTGGCCACGATCGCGCGCGAGCTTTCCGTACCCACCATCGCCGGCATGAACGATGCCCTGCGGCTCCCGGCCGGGCGACCGGTCACCATGGACGCCACCCACGGTGTCGTCTATGACGGCGCGCATCCCGACTGGGTCGTGCAGCCGGGTCAAATCACCAGCGCCACCACGACGCCCGTAGGCGCGCCGCTCCTGGACGCGATGATCGCACCGATCGTGCACCTCGACGTGATTCACCCCAGCGACCCCCGGTTCACGGCCGAGAACTGCCGCACGTTGCACGACATCACCCGGTTCATCCATCAGAAGGCGATGGAGAGCATCTTCGCCGCCTTAAGGGGAACGAAGCACAAGAACGACATCGGGCTGCGCCTGAAGACCAAGATCCCGCTCTGGATCAATATCATCTACCTCGACCGCGACTACGATGCTGTCGCCGGCCGGCGCTGGGAGCAGGAAAGCGAGATCGCCTCGCAGCCGATGAAATCCCTGTGGGACGGTATCCTGTTGGAGGGGTGGCCGGAGAGTCAGGTCCCAGCGGATCTGAGAGGATTCCTGGCCGTCGTCGGCGCCAACATCCAGGGCGGCCATCAACCGGAATTCTCGGAAAACAGCTACGCCTTCCTCAGCCAGGAATACATGCTCCTCAACCTGCGCATGGGATACCACTTCTCCACGATCGAGGCGATCGCCGCCTCCGAGCCGGAGAAGAACTACATTCGTATGCAGTTCAAGTTGGGCGGCGCTCCCCTGGAACGCCGCATTCGCCGGGTCTGGTTGATCGCGGAGCTGTTGAAACGGATGGGATTCGAGAACTCCGGCCAGGGGGACTTCCTCGATTCATTGGTGGCATATCGGAGCCGGAGGGAAATCCTCGATCGGCTGCACCTGCTCGGACGACTCACCATCTTGACCAAGCAGCTCGACATGACCTTGTCCAGCGATGCGCGCGCCCAATGGTACCTGAATGAGATCGCCGGAAGACTCGGACTGAAGGTGGAGAATGGGAGCGATGGAGATGAAATGCGCCGGTGA